Below is a window of Syntrophomonas wolfei subsp. wolfei str. Goettingen G311 DNA.
CAGTTGGAACTAGAAAAGGTCCATACCCCGGGACAGAGAACCATACAGGACCTGGTTGACTATATGAATATTCCCAAAGAAAAGCAAATAAAGACCTTGATTTATTATGCGGATGAAGAGCTGGTGGCAGCAATAGTACGAGGGGACCGTGAGCTAAACGAAATCAAATTTAAGAATGTGCTGGGTTGCAATCAATTGTTTATGGCGGATGAGACCGCGGTTAAACAGCTTTGCAGCGCCGGTTTCGGTTCACTGGGTCCGGTGGGACTGCCTTTGAAAACTTATATCGACCTGGAAGTCAGTCAGATGAAGAATTTTGCCTGTGGGGCCAATGAAGATGACTATCATTTCATAAATGTAAATCTGGGAAGAGATTTTACGCCGGCCGGCATCAACGATATTCGCAATGCTGTTGCGGGCGATAGCTGTCCGGTTTGTTCAGCTCCTTTATACAGCATGCGGGGGATTGAGGTAGGACACATTTTTAAGCTGGGCACCAAGTATTCTGAGGTTCTGGAGGCCAATTATCTGGATCAGAAGGGACAGGAGAAGCCTATGGTTATGGGTTGTTATGGAATCGGCATATCGCGTACTATGGCTGCAGCCGTCGAACAGAGTGCTGATGAAAATGGTATTGTCTGGCCGCTTCCCATTACCCCCTTTGAAGTTATTATTGTTCCGGTCAACAGCAAAAATGAGGAACAGATGCAGGCGGCCTGGTCACTTTATGAAGAGTTTAAACAAGAGGGATTGGAGACTATTGTTGACGACCGGGATGAAAGGGCGGGTGTAAAGTTCAAGGATGCCGATCTCATTGGGATACCGCTGAGGATTACTATTGGCCCTCGCTCTTTGCAGGAAAAGCAGGTAGAAGTTAAGAAAAGAAGCGATAAGGATATAGAATTGGTTCCACTGGACGCGGTTAGCAGCAGGGTGAAGCTTATGCTGAAGGAAATGTCTAAGTAGTGAGGGAGCCTTGATGTAATCGCAAGAAGGAAATATAAATATACTGCTCGCAGTCTACGCATGGGCAACACCTGCGGCTTGTCTCGCGGCTCAAGGGGTACCGCGCGGACCTCCCATCCATGGTCGGACGCGCGCTCGCGACGTCCTGTCGCTCGCCCCCCTTCGCCTGCTCACCTTCGCCGGGTGCTGCATCCATGCTTCGCCAACGCTCGCTTGTATATTTATGCAATCCTTCTATATCAAAAGGGGTTTTTGCAGCATAGTCAAAAACATTGTCCCTTTACACTGTTGATAGCTGAAATTTTGGAGTGAAAGTATGGGAATTTACGAAATAGTGTTCAAGCTTGCTCTGGCCAGTATTCTCGGGGCTTTGATAGGCCTGGAGAGAGAGAGCCTGAACCGTCCTGCCGGACTCAGGACCTACACCCTGGTTTGTGTAGGTTCGGCTTTGGCCATGATTGTATCTATTGATATCTACCTGCAGTATTATCACACAGTAAACGCTGATCCGGGTCGAATAGCTGCCCAAGTAGTTAGCGGAATTGGTTTTCTGGGAGCAGGTACTATCATCAGAGAAGGTGCCACAGTCCGCGGCTTGACTACTGCCGCCGGATTGTGGGCTGTAGCTTGTATAGGACTGGCCGTAGGTTCAGGTTTGTATATTCCGGCTGTGGCTACTACAGTTTTGATTCTTTTTGTATTGATTTATTTTGTTAAATTTGAAGAAAAAATTACGGGAATGCGTGATTACAAGGGCCTGGTTATGGTAGTGGATGATCGGCCCGGACAGGTGGGAACCATAGGTTCAATACTGGGTGATCTCTGTGTTTTAATAAAGAATATTCAATTGACCCGAGTAGACGAAGGAGACAGCCTGGAAATTGAATTACTGCTACAACTGCCACCCAACTTGTCTATCGAGGAAGTAATACAGGAGTTATCCATCATCAAGGGATTACGCAGTATTGACCGCTTGGGCTAGTAAGAGTGGGAGAGTAGAATGATAAACGGCGACTTTTATAGTTTTATTTCTAATTTTAATGATTCTTTGAGCAAGTATTGGAAAGATTCTTATGTTGAGAAACTGGAGGTTTTTCGTAGTAATAAGAAGTGGAAAATATATGTTGCGATAATGGAACCGTTGCCGGCTCATGTCCTTCAACAAAGCATCATCAAACTTAAAGATTCCCTGCCTTTTCTAAACGAACTGGAGATAATCCCCCGGCTAGCAGATTTTGGCCAGCAAATGGAAAACATACTGCGGTTACGACAGAATGAAGTCTTATCAGAGGTCTTCCTGTCCGAGCAGGCAGATTTTGCCTCACTGGAATGGCGTTTTAACGAGAATCGCATAGATATGCTGGTTCAGGATAGGAATGTTTATAATAAGCTGATTGAGAAGGAAAGCTGTAACCGGCTTTCCCGGTGGATGGGACAAGAATATGCCCTGCGGGTTGTGGTGAGGGCCATATGTACTGAGAATAACGAAGATGATGTTCCTGAAAACTATCTGCTAGCCGGGCAGAAGATAGAAGTCCTGGCGGGAGATACTGAATTTAAGGGTAGAAAAAAGCGTTACTCGGCAAGAAATAGCGGAGGGATAAAATTACTGGAGAACAGTGGGACTATTAAAATCTCCGAGTTGCAAGAGGGTATGAGGAATGCGGTAATTGAAGGTGAGGTATGGTATAAGGAGATTAATAGCTTAAAAGACAACAGTATAGTAGTTGCTTATTATTTAAGCGATTATAGTAATAGTATCATTGCTAAACTATTCCTGGACAAAGTGGAGGATGACAAGATAGAGCTCGGTGATTGGATAAAGCTATGCGGAAGTATACGTTATGATAATTATGTAAAAGATGTGGTATTGTTTATAGATGCCTTTGTCCATTTAGAAAAACCGGAAAGAAAAGATACGGCCACGGGAAAAAGAATCGAACTTCATGCTCATAGCAAGATGAGCGCCATGGATGGCCTGACCGAGGTAAGCATGCTGGTGAAAAGGGCTGCAGAATGGCAGCATCCGGCCATTGCTATCACTGATCACGGCTCTATTCAGGCTTTTCCCGAAGCCTACCAGGCAGCGAAAAAATATAAAATAAAGGTTATATATGGTGTAGAAGCTTATTTGGTCGAAGAGGACAAAAAGGAACGGCCTTATCATATTGTATTGCTCGCCTTAAATCAAAATGGCTTAAAGAATCTCTATCACCTGGTCAGCATATCTTATATGGATTATTTTTACCGATATCCTAAAATACCCCGCCAGCAATTAATCAAGAAGCGGGAAGGACTTCTTCTGGGCAGTGCCTGTGAAGCAGGGGAGCTTTTTCAAGCTATGGTAAGGGGAGCAAAGGAGAAAGAGATTGAAGAAATAGCTGGTTTTTATGACTACCTGGAAATACAACCCCTGGATAATAATGATTTCCTGGTGAAGGAAGGCAGTGTTAAGTCACGGGAAGAATTACAGGAGATAAATCGCAGGATTATCCGCTTGGGGCAGAAACTCCAGAAACCGGTTGTAGCTACCGGTGATGTTCATTTCCTCGACCCTCATCACGAAATATTTCGGCGGATTATTCAAGCGGGACAGGGCTATGAGGATGCTGAAAGCCAGGCCCCTCTTTATTTTCGCAGTACCGATGAAATGCTGGCGGAAATGGATTATTTAAGTGAAGAAGAGGCCCGGAAGGTAGTAATTGATAATCCTGCTTTAATAGCAGAAATGATAGAGGATATACGGCCGGTACCGGAGGGCTTTTATCCCCCCAAGATTGAGAGTGCCGCCGAGGAGGTTACCCGGATAAGCTGGGACAAGGCTCACTCTTTATATGGAGATGAACTGCCACCCATTGTGGAGAGCCGTATAATGAAGGAATTAAACTCAATTACCCACCATGGTTTTAGTGTTCTTTATCTTATTGCCCACAAATTGGTGGAGAAGTCTAATCAGGACGGATATATTGTTGGTTCCCGAGGTTCGGTAGGTTCTTCTCTGGTGGCTTTTTTGACCGGTATTACCGAAGTCAATCCGTTGGCCCCCCACTATTTGTGCCCGTTCTGCCGCTTCAGTGATTTTGTAGTTGATGGGTCCGCCAATTGCGGGGCTGATCTTCCCGAACGCTCTTGTCCAGATTGTGGGGGCAAGATGCATCAAGACGGTTTTGATATTCCCTTTGAGACCTTCCTGGGTTTTGAAGGTGATAAGGTGCCAGATATCGACCTCAATTTTTCCGGGGATTACCAGAGCCGTGCCCACCAATATGTAGAAGAGCTTTTTGGTCAAGAAAATGTTTATAGGGCTGGTACTATTTCGACCATCGCTCAGAAGACCGCCTATGGGTTTGTTAAAAAATATGTGGAAAATAAGCAAATAGACCTCAGTAATGCTGAAGTTAACCGCCTGGTTAAAGGAATAACCGGGGTAAGAAGGACCACGGGGCAACACCCCGGTGGGTTAATAGTTGTTCCTCAGGATCGGGACATCCTGGAATTTACCCCCTTGCAGCATCCGGCGGATAACAAAGATTCCGGGGTAATAACCACTCACTTTGAATATCATGCCATTGGCGAACAACTGGTTAAGCTGGATATACTGGGCCATGACGACCCCACCGTACTAAAGGAACTGGAGGATCTTACTGGCAGGAAAGCCTTCAGCATAAAACTAAATGAAAAA
It encodes the following:
- a CDS encoding proline--tRNA ligase encodes the protein MKASELFFPTLREVPSEAEVLSHQLLLRAGFIRKATAGVYSYLPLANRVLKKIMNIVREEMDRAGGQEVILPIIQPAELWKKSGRWEVYGDEMFRLKDRHNRDFALGPTHEEIITTLVDADVHSYRHLPLLLYQIQNKYRDEIRPRFGLMRGREFIMKDLYSFDIDEEGLDISYHKMYEAYNRIFQRLKLQYRVVEADSGAIGGNESHEFMVLAENGEAEIVYCKNCDYGANTEKAVCSLEEPKVTEEEQLELEKVHTPGQRTIQDLVDYMNIPKEKQIKTLIYYADEELVAAIVRGDRELNEIKFKNVLGCNQLFMADETAVKQLCSAGFGSLGPVGLPLKTYIDLEVSQMKNFACGANEDDYHFINVNLGRDFTPAGINDIRNAVAGDSCPVCSAPLYSMRGIEVGHIFKLGTKYSEVLEANYLDQKGQEKPMVMGCYGIGISRTMAAAVEQSADENGIVWPLPITPFEVIIVPVNSKNEEQMQAAWSLYEEFKQEGLETIVDDRDERAGVKFKDADLIGIPLRITIGPRSLQEKQVEVKKRSDKDIELVPLDAVSSRVKLMLKEMSK
- a CDS encoding MgtC/SapB family protein; translated protein: MGIYEIVFKLALASILGALIGLERESLNRPAGLRTYTLVCVGSALAMIVSIDIYLQYYHTVNADPGRIAAQVVSGIGFLGAGTIIREGATVRGLTTAAGLWAVACIGLAVGSGLYIPAVATTVLILFVLIYFVKFEEKITGMRDYKGLVMVVDDRPGQVGTIGSILGDLCVLIKNIQLTRVDEGDSLEIELLLQLPPNLSIEEVIQELSIIKGLRSIDRLG
- a CDS encoding PolC-type DNA polymerase III; this translates as MINGDFYSFISNFNDSLSKYWKDSYVEKLEVFRSNKKWKIYVAIMEPLPAHVLQQSIIKLKDSLPFLNELEIIPRLADFGQQMENILRLRQNEVLSEVFLSEQADFASLEWRFNENRIDMLVQDRNVYNKLIEKESCNRLSRWMGQEYALRVVVRAICTENNEDDVPENYLLAGQKIEVLAGDTEFKGRKKRYSARNSGGIKLLENSGTIKISELQEGMRNAVIEGEVWYKEINSLKDNSIVVAYYLSDYSNSIIAKLFLDKVEDDKIELGDWIKLCGSIRYDNYVKDVVLFIDAFVHLEKPERKDTATGKRIELHAHSKMSAMDGLTEVSMLVKRAAEWQHPAIAITDHGSIQAFPEAYQAAKKYKIKVIYGVEAYLVEEDKKERPYHIVLLALNQNGLKNLYHLVSISYMDYFYRYPKIPRQQLIKKREGLLLGSACEAGELFQAMVRGAKEKEIEEIAGFYDYLEIQPLDNNDFLVKEGSVKSREELQEINRRIIRLGQKLQKPVVATGDVHFLDPHHEIFRRIIQAGQGYEDAESQAPLYFRSTDEMLAEMDYLSEEEARKVVIDNPALIAEMIEDIRPVPEGFYPPKIESAAEEVTRISWDKAHSLYGDELPPIVESRIMKELNSITHHGFSVLYLIAHKLVEKSNQDGYIVGSRGSVGSSLVAFLTGITEVNPLAPHYLCPFCRFSDFVVDGSANCGADLPERSCPDCGGKMHQDGFDIPFETFLGFEGDKVPDIDLNFSGDYQSRAHQYVEELFGQENVYRAGTISTIAQKTAYGFVKKYVENKQIDLSNAEVNRLVKGITGVRRTTGQHPGGLIVVPQDRDILEFTPLQHPADNKDSGVITTHFEYHAIGEQLVKLDILGHDDPTVLKELEDLTGRKAFSIKLNEKETMKLFSGVEPLGLEAADILSTVGTYGIPEFGTRFVRQMLEATRPTTFSELVRISGLSHGTNVWLNNAQNLIKNGTASLSEVICTRDDIMSYLIQKGLDKKQAFKIMENVRKGNGLNSGECELMAGQNVPSWYIDSCQKIEYMFPKAHAVAYVTMAFRIAYFKVYHPLQFYASFFSIRAEDFDSQTILAGYEALKKRIQEIEKAGLSASQKDKKLLPVFEVAMEMYARGFTFRPVDIYKSDASKFLVVDNALLLPFSALPNVGAAAAQGIIESREGGSFISVEDFQQRSRLNKTAMEVLRNFDCFNHLPETSQVSLFG